From the Saimiri boliviensis isolate mSaiBol1 chromosome X, mSaiBol1.pri, whole genome shotgun sequence genome, one window contains:
- the UXT gene encoding protein UXT, with protein sequence MATPPKRRAVEATGEKVLRYESFISDVLQRDLRKVLDHRDKVYEQLAKYLQLRNVIERLQEAKHSELYMQVDLGCNFFVDTVVPDTSRIYVALGYGFFLELTLAEALKFIDRKSSLLTELSNSLTKDSMNIKAHIHMLLEGLRELQGLQNFPEKPNH encoded by the exons ATGGCGACGCCCCCTAAGCGGCGGGCTGTGGAGGCCACGGGGGAGAAAGTACTGCGCTACGAGTCCTTCATCAGTGATGTGCTGCAGCGGGACTTGCG AAAGGTGCTGGACCATCGAGACAAGGTATATGAGCAGCTGGCCAAATACCTTCAACTGAGAAATGTCATTGAGCGACTCCAG GAAGCTAAGCATTCGGAGTTATATATGCAGGTGGATTTGGGCTGTAACTTCTTCGTTGACACAGTGGT CCCAGATACTTCACGCATCTATGTGGCCCTGGGATATGGTTTTTTCCTGGAGTTGACACTGGCGGAAGCTCTCAAGTTCATTGATCGTAAGAGCTCTCTCCTCACAGA GCTCAGCAACAGCCTCACCAAGGACTCCATGAATATCAAAGCCCATATCCACATGTTGCTAGAG GGGCTTAGAGAACTACAAGGCCTGCAGAATTTCCCAGAGAAGCCTAACCATTGA